aattagttgtttctttttAGCGATTAATATTAATATGTGGGATACAATGCATTTTGTGGGGACTGATTTTTGACGTTTGAGCTACATGATCAAATAGTTGTTGGATACTTTGATGTGTACTTTTGTGGAAAATTCGTGGTTCTTGAAAATGATAATTAAGTCGTGTTGTTTTTATCATATGCTGTTCATACAACGGTTGTGATggttttttgtgttttcttgcACCTGTGTGTGTTATATGATTGTGGAATCGTGTGAATGTTGAGCAAAGGAAGGGAATATGTATACATATTTGAATAAACACGGGGATGTTTTCCTTTGGTTCCACTTTGCTTTTCATTGTTCGCAAAAGTTGGTCTATCAAACCTATAAAATCTTGTGTACTACATAACCTGTGTAGAAGTTAGCAACGGGATAAAACTATCTGAGGAAGACACTATCAAGTTGGTTCCTGCCTCGGCCTATAACATCCTTGGAGTTTTAGATTTTAGCATGTACTTGTTTATCTGTTTTTCTACATTTGAAGTTCCTTGTGGACCTGGTTCACAGTCATACTCATTGTTTGTTTTGTCTTTCAAGGCTAATTCTGGATTTTTATCCACTTGTTACACAATAAGTTGAGATAGTTCACACCTTCCTGGGTTTTTACCTGACCTTTGGTGTTTCGAGGTGTTTCATTAGCTCTTGATGAATGTACTGGTGGACAGTTTTTCAGTTCAAGATGCGCTCCTGTCTTTTTGGCAAGTTAAATGGACTTGCATCACAATATTTTTGCTGTTAAAGTTTGAGCATTTCAAGTTCTAGTAGTATAGTTTATATAACCTTGAATTTTGATTAGAAGTCACATTGTAGGATCATACCATTTCACCAAAGAATAGTTTGCTTAGGTTTCTTCTTATTGACATTCATTCAAGTGCAGTTGATTTTCTCTTATAAGTTATAACCATGTTTCAACATATGCAGGATAACAATGTATATGCAAATATGATACAATAATACTCCTAAATATGACATTCACTTTGTATGATATAATGACTCACGTAGTTAAACAATACACGTAGAAGTAGCATGTTATCTGCTGCCCATTCTGCACGTGCTTTACCTTTCTTTTTGGATTGAACGATACATATATGTAAGGCAACTGTTATATTACGAAATTGATTTAAATAGTCATGTTTATGTTTGGATTTCAGAGTGGGATCCTTGGGGTGTCCCAGATGATCATGAAATTGAGGTGATCGAGAATGATGCACCAGTTCCCAGGCACGTTCCCCTCCACCgacctcctcctcttcctcaaGAGTTCCACGACACGCTAGAAGCACTTCAATCCAAGTCAGGAAAGGATAATCCTGCTATCAGCTCTAGTGAATCACCCTCAAAGGCTTGATCTGCAGCCAGGAAGATAAAGAGCTTTTGGTTTCTCAATTCCAATGTATTTTCCCCTTTCTTTTCATCAAATTGTTTCTGCTAGGTAGTTTCAAACCGAACAGGCTCCGCTTTTGTGAGAGAAACCGTTGGCTTCCTAAATAACCCGAACTTTGAACCTTGAGAAAGAACAAATTTTGCTTGTGTCTTTATATGTATCCGTGATTAAAAGTAATTAAGTCTTTTGACACCAAATTCTGCCATTTTCGTGTTCCCTTGACTCTCAACCTTGATAAATGAATACCATCTCGGatttaaaatgatatattaAATAATCAATGCCTTTCGAATAACTATGGTTTCGTTACAAGTATTTTCTCCCAAAAAAACAAGgaagtaataaataaaagagaggaAGGATAATAATGATATTAAACGTTAAAAATCATTGCAAAATATCATTCATCATTTGCGGGCGGTGTTTATGGTTTCAAGATACTAACAATACAGTCGTTCCAATACATGAAAGTTTCCCGGTGGGAACATATGCTATTGAATTTCCAATCAGTCAATAACTCAATATGAATAAGCGAGTACAAGTACATAAAATGATCACAGTTACGGGTTACTTAATGCGCCAAAATAAACAAGCCACCGCCAGAGACAGACCGGCACCTGTGGGTGAAATGATTCTTTTTTTGTTGGGTCAGATCTGTGGGTGAAATGTTAGATTGTGTCAAAAGTTACTGACCCAGAAGTAAAGATCCCAACTAGAACACCGTCCAGATGCGCAAACACCGTCATCGTTTTTTTTGTCGTGATATGGGCCGGATAGACCGACCCGCCCCGAGAAAATACCCGAAAACAACCcccaaattcaaaaacagaaatTGCTTTCCCCTCTCCCTCTCTGCGATTCCTGATGCTGCGCTTCCagaaggagaagatgatgaagaccACCTGAGGAGCACTACTTCTACCAGAGGATCGCCGTTCGAGATCGCCGTGGAGCTAACGCCGGCGAGCTACCTCAAACACTCCCTATCATCGGTTAAGCCATCGGACCGCAGCGGAGCTCTCCTCTCGGCGTCTCTGGTCGCTTCCGGCGTGGTTCCTGATCGGTTTCGACTAGGCTCTGCAAGAGCTCCGAGTGCTACGTCGTGCGTGCTGGTGGTTTTGTTTGAGATGATTGATTCTTGGTACTGTGAACCCAGCGACAAACGCAGCGTTGTTGTGCAATCTTCTCTCCCGGTAACTTCCTCACGGCCGAATTGACTCTCTGTTTGGCCCCCTGTCTCTCTATTCTGGACCTGGCTTTCGGAATTGAGATGATGGTTTGAACCTGCTGGCTGGAGTTGTCTTGTTCTTGGTTGGTTTCAAAATGCTCATTGATTCGGTCCTATTTTACCTCCAAAACCAACTTCACATATAACGTGTTCGATGAAATGCTCCATAGAGACATTTCCCATGTAAACTCCCTCATCACCTCATATGTTCGCCGTGGAGACCTTGCCACTGCTTGGACCCTCTTCTGTGACGTGCGACGCACACGCTCTGACCTTGATGCACACACCTTCACCCCTGTCCTTCGTGCGTGCTCTTTGTTACCACTCTCTAAGCGGGGCAAACAAGTTCACACACACATGATCAAGACCGGTGCAGATATCGGAACTGTCGCAAAAACTGCACTGATGGACATGTATTCGAGATATGGGTACTTGGAACAATCCAAAAGGATCTTTGAAGAGATGGTTCACAGGGATGTTGTTGCTTGGAATGCTTTGCTTTCGAGTTTCTTGAGGCATGATCTTCCCCTTGAAGCACTAAGTGTTCTAAGAGAAATGGGAAAGGAGAATGTTATGCTCAGTGAGTTCACACTTTGTTCCGTGTTGAAATGTTGTGCTTCTTTGAAGGCCTTGGAATTGGGTAGACAGGTTCATGGTTTGGTGGTGTCCATGGGGCGTGATTTGGTTGTGCTGAGCACTGCTCTTATTGATTTTTACTCCAGTGTTGGATGTATTGATGATGCTTTGAAAGTTTTCTATAGTTTGAAGGGTTGGAAAGATGACATGATGTATAACTCTTTGGTTTCTGCATGCATCAGGAATAAGAGGTATGATCAAGGGTTCAAAATTCTGAGCTTGATGAAGCCTAATGTGGTTGGTCTTACCAGTTCTCTGGTTGGCTGCTCTGAGAATCTGGATCTGTGGGTAGGGAAACAGATTCACTGTGTTGCAGTACGTCAAGGTTTCACTTATGAGACTCAACTGTGCAATGCCTTGTTGGACATGTATGCGAAATGTGGGAAAATTTCACATGCTCGTTCATTGTTCGATGGAATTTCTGAGAAGGATGTGATTTCCTGGACATGTATGGTTGATGCATATGGTCGGAATGGGTGTGGACATGAAGGTGTTGAGCTGTTTGAGCAGATGATGGAGGATGGGAATAAGGTGATTCCGAACTCTGTGACTTTTTTGTCTGTATTGTCGGCTTGTGCTCACTCTGGATTGGTGGAAGAAGGTAAAAAATGCTTCAATTTGTTGAGGGAGAAATATGGTCTTGAACCAGATCCAGAGCATTATGCATGCTTCATAGATATCTTAGGCCGAGCCAGTAACATGGAAGAAGTATGGTCAGCATATCAAAATATGATTGAGCAAGGTACTAAGCCTACTGTAGGAGTATGGATAGCATTGCTGAATGCTTGTAGTCTTAATCAGGATGTTGAAAGAGGTGAATTTGCTGCAAAGCATCTCTTGCAGATGGAGCCTGATAAAGCTAGCCATATTGTGCTTGTATC
The Arachis duranensis cultivar V14167 chromosome 5, aradu.V14167.gnm2.J7QH, whole genome shotgun sequence genome window above contains:
- the LOC107491089 gene encoding pentatricopeptide repeat-containing protein At5g66500, mitochondrial: MLHRDISHVNSLITSYVRRGDLATAWTLFCDVRRTRSDLDAHTFTPVLRACSLLPLSKRGKQVHTHMIKTGADIGTVAKTALMDMYSRYGYLEQSKRIFEEMVHRDVVAWNALLSSFLRHDLPLEALSVLREMGKENVMLSEFTLCSVLKCCASLKALELGRQVHGLVVSMGRDLVVLSTALIDFYSSVGCIDDALKVFYSLKGWKDDMMYNSLVSACIRNKRYDQGFKILSLMKPNVVGLTSSLVGCSENLDLWVGKQIHCVAVRQGFTYETQLCNALLDMYAKCGKISHARSLFDGISEKDVISWTCMVDAYGRNGCGHEGVELFEQMMEDGNKVIPNSVTFLSVLSACAHSGLVEEGKKCFNLLREKYGLEPDPEHYACFIDILGRASNMEEVWSAYQNMIEQGTKPTVGVWIALLNACSLNQDVERGEFAAKHLLQMEPDKASHIVLVSNFYAAIEKWDCVDELRSMMRTKGLVKEAGNSWINVSAFNQHVGL